One window from the genome of Rufibacter tibetensis encodes:
- a CDS encoding class I SAM-dependent methyltransferase, translated as MSYERLDHCPICSKTEFKNFLVVQDKSVSQESFVIVQCLSCQLKFTNPRPPEESIGPYYASEEYISHSDTSKGLLNKTYRLVRSMAIKNKVELVNRLGGKGKILDYGCGVGYFLQACQKQGWTVEGVEPNDAARKQTEEKIGKPLFQDPLGNLGEETFEVVTMWHVLEHIHQLNETLKALVNATKKGGYLVIAVPNADSYDAKKYGADWAAYDVPRHLYHFNKASMQKLLRKHKLELKEVLPMKWDSYYVSILSGKYKHGQTKMLDSFFTGFRSNLHGAKNDNSYSSQIFIAQKK; from the coding sequence ATGAGCTACGAACGGCTAGACCATTGCCCCATTTGTTCCAAAACAGAGTTTAAGAATTTTTTAGTAGTACAAGACAAAAGCGTAAGCCAGGAGAGTTTTGTGATTGTGCAGTGCCTCAGTTGCCAGCTTAAATTCACGAATCCACGTCCGCCGGAAGAAAGTATTGGCCCGTACTATGCTTCAGAAGAGTACATTTCGCACTCAGATACCAGCAAAGGGCTGCTGAATAAAACCTACCGGTTAGTGCGGTCCATGGCCATCAAGAACAAAGTGGAACTGGTGAACCGCTTAGGAGGCAAAGGCAAAATTCTGGACTATGGCTGCGGGGTAGGGTACTTTCTACAGGCTTGTCAAAAGCAAGGCTGGACAGTAGAGGGAGTTGAGCCCAACGATGCTGCTCGTAAACAAACCGAGGAAAAGATTGGCAAGCCGCTCTTCCAAGATCCTTTAGGAAATCTGGGTGAGGAAACATTTGAAGTGGTCACCATGTGGCATGTGCTGGAGCACATTCATCAACTGAATGAAACGCTCAAGGCTCTGGTGAACGCGACAAAAAAGGGAGGCTACCTGGTTATTGCCGTTCCGAACGCTGATTCTTATGATGCTAAGAAGTACGGAGCAGATTGGGCAGCGTATGATGTTCCGCGACATCTGTACCACTTCAACAAAGCAAGCATGCAGAAACTTCTCAGGAAGCACAAACTGGAGTTGAAAGAAGTACTGCCCATGAAATGGGATTCTTATTACGTGAGTATCCTGAGTGGAAAGTACAAGCATGGCCAAACCAAGATGCTGGACTCATTCTTTACCGGTTTCAGGTCTAACCTACATGGTGCCAAGAATGACAATTCTTATTCAAGCCAAATCTTCATCGCGCAGAAAAAATAA